A window of Choristoneura fumiferana chromosome 8, NRCan_CFum_1, whole genome shotgun sequence contains these coding sequences:
- the HLH54F gene encoding basic helix-loop-helix domain-containing transcription factor HLH54F encodes MPRKRVRSPPAEKRSDDDDDFFFDDSQSGSGRGSQEPQHRNAANARERARMRVLSKAFCRLKTTLPWVPADTKLSKLDTLRLAASYIAHLRTLLHEPRSAHAPHPLSLAWPFAFQHGGSLSCSISQRWSVTTQPSEPPNRTQIQNENIQNNVNCNDNYGQKYSENDYDDKIYEDMTTNETNTCTPLQYSNYGYKGNYYEMRNYSSDSIVNN; translated from the exons ATGCCGAGGAAACGCGTTAGGTCCCCGCCGGCGGAAAAGCGGTCGGACGATGACGATGACTTTTTCTTCGATGACTCGCAGTCTGGTTCTG GGCGCGGCAGTCAGGAGCCTCAGCACAGGAACGCCGCCAACGCCCGCGAGCGAGCTCGGATGAGGGTACTCTCCAAAGCATTCTGCCG CCTAAAAACAACCCTCCCTTGGGTCCCTGCGGATACAAAACTGTCTAAACTGGATACCCTGCGATTGGCCGCTTCCTACATCGCGCACCTACGGACGCTGCTGCATGAGCCGCGATCGGCGCACGCGCCGCACCCGCTTAGCCTT gCCTGGCCTTTCGCCTTCCAACATGGTGGGTCGCTCAGTTGTTCGATCTCACAGAGGTGGAGCGTCACCACCCAACCTAGTGAGCCTCCAAACAGAACCCAAATTCAAAACGAAAACATACAAAACAACGTGAACTGCAACGACAACTATGGACAGAAATACTCAGAGAATGACTACGATGATAAAATATATGAAGATATGACTACAAACGAAACTAACACTTGCACCCCCCTTCAGTATAGTAATTACGGTTATAAAGGAAATTATTACGAAATGAGAAATTATTCTTCAGATAGTATAGTAAACAATTAG
- the LOC141430586 gene encoding glucose-fructose oxidoreductase domain-containing protein 1, whose protein sequence is MLPGIGVFGTGSVAKVLVPFLREKGFAVEAIWGVTLQEAETVAKELKIPFFTNKIDDVLLKKNVNLVFIVCAPNLHAQISVKALGIGKHVVCDKPAGLCQAEALKMVRAAQYYPTLISIINHSLRFLPAFSHMRKYIHDGYLGCPDELTLMDVRVQMGSLLGDTYNWLCDDTMGGGTLTLVGSHVIDLVTFLTGQRVVKVHGVLKTFVEETAKVNGIRKITAPDFCTFQLQMDKGLLVTATLNNHLPGPCFNQEIYMCSKKGYLVVRGGDLHGRLHKSNSIKNNEEESKRGHEKEEVIYVDVEDLSCASSVVPKPYIKGLCKMISALKEAFLPVKEQMDWIKEPVRAAATFEDGQRVQAAMEALRQSCEDGCWTSVQLLTEPPDPNPALSAAVRRTAISLQ, encoded by the coding sequence ATGCTACCGGGCATAGGAGTTTTCGGAACCGGCTCAGTAGCCAAAGTTCTAGTGCCATTTTTAAGGGAGAAAGGATTTGCCGTTGAAGCAATATGGGGAGTTACATTGCAAGAGGCCGAAACAGTGGCCAAAGAACTCAAAATACCTTTCTTTACCAATAAAATCGATGATGTCCTGTTGAAGAAGAATGTGAACCTCGTTTTCATTGTGTGTGCGCCTAATCTACATGCTCAAATATCCGTAAAAGCCTTAGGTATAGGCAAGCATGTTGTTTGTGACAAACCCGCCGGACTTTGCCAAGCCGAGGCTCTTAAAATGGTGCGGGCTGCTCAGTATTACCCCACTCttatatcaattattaatcaTTCACTACGATTCTTGCCTGCATTCAGCCACATGAGAAAATACATCCACGATGGCTATCTTGGATGCCCAGATGAGTTGACGTTGATGGATGTGAGAGTACAAATGGGCTCACTTCTGGGAGACACTTATAATTGGTTGTGTGATGATACAATGGGAGGCGGCACTCTCACTTTAGTTGGTAGCCATGTTATAGATTTAGTCACATTTTTAACTGGCCAGAGAGTTGTGAAAGTACATGGAGTATTGAAAACATTTGTAGAGGAGACTGCTAAAGTAAATGGTATAAGAAAAATAACAGCACCAGACTTCTGCACATTTCAGTTGCAAATGGATAAAGGATTGTTAGTGACAGCTACGTTGAACAACCATTTGCCGGGACCCTGCTTCAACCAAGAGATTTACATGTGCAGCAAAAAAGGCTATTTAGTTGTGAGAGGTGGTGATCTACATGGCAGATTGCACAAatctaattcaataaaaaataatgaagaggAAAGCAAAAGAGGCCATGAGAAAGAAGAGGTTATTTATGTGGATGTAGAAGATCTTAGTTGTGCTTCAAGTGTTGTGCCTAAGCCTTACATAAAAGGTTTATGTAAAATGATTAGTGCATTGAAGGAAGCTTTTTTGCCTGTTAAAGAACAAATGGATTGGATTAAGGAGCCTGTTAGAGCAGCTGCTACATTTGAGGATGGGCAGCGGGTGCAAGCTGCCATGGAGGCTCTTCGTCAGTCATGTGAAGATGGTTGTTGGACATCAGTACAACTGTTGACAGAGCCTCCCGATCCCAACCCCGCACTGTCAGCGGCAGTGCGTCGCACAGCTATATCTCTACAATAG
- the LOC141430587 gene encoding 10 kDa heat shock protein, mitochondrial, whose translation MAAAAKRLIPLLDRVLIKRAEAVTKTAGGIVIPEKAQSKVLQGEVVAVGPGSRKDNGDFVPLLVKVGDRVLLPEYGGTKVTLDNEEKEYHLFRESDILAKIDN comes from the coding sequence ATGGCAGCTGCAGCGAAGCGATTAATTCCCCTGTTGGATCGCGTTTTGATTAAACGAGCTGAGGCGGTAACAAAGACTGCAGGCGGTATCGTGATCCCCGAAAAGGCACAGTCCAAGGTTCTGCAGGGAGAAGTGGTGGCTGTGGGGCCAGGATCCAGGAAAGACAATGGCGATTTCGTCCCTCTGTTGGTGAAGGTCGGTGACAGGGTGCTCCTTCCTGAATACGGCGGTACCAAAGTTACTCTCGATAACGAAGAAAAGGAATACCACCTCTTCCGGGAGTCCGACATACTGGCGAAGATCGATAACTAA